AGCTTTACTTTTGTGTCATAGAACGACACGCTACCCCCCACTGTGTCAAGCATACAGGTATTACCCAAGTGAGGATCGACCCACATTGCGGCATTGGCATGTACTCCGGCCGCTCTTCTCGGGTCGCCTTTTATAATCCTTCCGTCAACCGTAATGTCGTGTGAACCGGTTGCCCAGTGTCCATGACCGAGAGTGAACGACATAACTCCGGGCATCATGGTTTCGCTGATGGTCACTTTGCCCACCATAGGCTTCTTCCATCCGTTCTTCAGATCATATTCGCCTGCTTTGTTAGTGACGGATGTGACCTTGACCTTATCCCCGGCCTTAAGTTTCATTTTTGCTGCGTCGGCAGGGTTCAGTATTATTGAGTTTTCGGGATAAACCGTCAGAAGCCAGTAGTTAGTCACTGTTCTGGATTTTGTCTGAGTGATATCCCTGTGTGTGATCATGCTGAGGCTGTATTCCGCTGTTTCAAGCCCGGCTTCTTTGGGAGTCTGGCCTGTGGTTGTCACAACGGGAAGATATTTTGCATAACCGGGGTTCTGTTTTCCGGTGAATGCGTTTTTGGTTCCCGCTGTTTTTTCCTGATAAAGGTTCAGCGATTTTTTGTACTGGTTCACAGCCTTGTCGCCTTTGTAGATATCAGCGTATTCCTGGAATCTTCCGCCGCGGTTCAGAACATAGACGACCTTGCGCCAGTTTGCACCTGCGATCTTAGCCCATCTTTCGGGGTCGAAAACAGTTTTGGGCAGGTGTTTTCTGGAGGCGAGAAACACTGCCAGCTCTTCGTCAGTTGCATCGGGCACAGGCTTGCCGTCCGTTGCGACGTTGGCAACGAAGCGGACATAAAGGTCGTCCATACATCTGAAATCCACACCCTCGCCCAGACCGTTTGCTCCGAAGCCTTTCATGTTCAGCTTTTCAGCAAGTGCCAGCAGAGTAGATTCGAAGCTGATGGGCTGCTCAACACCGTATACTGTAACAGTGTCGGTGATGGGGGCTATTGCAGGCTGGCGCACGGGCTGAACTTTTGAAGCCATGTTGGGGTGGCTGCCCTGCATTTCCCAGCGCTCAAGGTATGTGAGATCGGGGAAGATATAGTCGGCGTAAAGTGAGTTTGAACCCACAAGAATATCCGAGCAGATATACAGCGGGAGCTTATTCACGTCTGCCAGAACGTCGATGTTGGTGTGTCCTGCGGGAAGAGAATATGCGGATGCACCCATATAGCTGAAAAGTATTTTTACAGGATAAGGGTACTGGTGTCCGATGGAGGGGATTATCTCTTCATAAACGTCGCTGGCAAGGGGCCACCAGTTGCGCTTTGCAGGATATCCGGCAAAGAGGGTGGAATCTTCATATTTAATGTTGTGGCGGATGTTGCTGATACCTGTGGGGGTCAGTTTTCCTTTTGCGGACTTGCCGAAATCAAAGGGCTGTCCCTCTTTTCCGCCTGAGAAGTTATAGGTTGAGGCGACTATCATACCGCCTTTCCAGTCATAGTTTCCAAGCAGCATGTTGATGTTCATGGCTGCAGTGATGTTGTAAAATCCGTTTGTATGCTGTGCGGGACCTCTGTGAACGTCAACAGCCGCCATCTTGCCGTAGCTTGTCAGTTCTTTGGCAACCTGCTTTATGGATGCGGCAGGCGAACCGCAGATCTTTGCCCAGTCTTCAAGGGATTTTGACATTGCCTCTTCCTTCAGAAGCTGAAGTGAAGACTTGACCTTTATTTTGCCGCCTTTTCCGTCATCAATGACAGTATCGACAAAAAGGTCGCCTGTGACGGCAGCGGGCATGACATCGTTGTTGTAGTCAACAACGGTGGGCACACCGTTTACCATCGCAACAAGGTATTCCAGAACGTTCTCTTTGCCGTCTTTTCCGATAACTTTTGCGTTTTCGGCAAGACCTATTTCAGAAGCTCTGAGGAATTTGCCTGCGTTGCCTTTTTCATCGATCTTGACCAGAATGGGTGCGTTGCTCCATGTTGATTCGCCGGCAGCCTCTGCCGCCTTTTTGTTGGCGCAAGAAAGGTATTTTCTGTCAATTTTGTCGTTGGAGAACATCCAGTTCATGATTGCAAAACAGAGAGCGGCATCCGTTCCGGGTGTTACCGGCAGATAGTACTTTGATTTTGATGCCAGTTTTGTGAATCTGGGGTCAGCCACTGCTGTTGCCAGCTCTCCGTTTTTAAGTCTTTCTGTGATTC
This genomic stretch from Seleniivibrio woodruffii harbors:
- a CDS encoding molybdopterin-dependent oxidoreductase yields the protein MDNKEFIEIENEETGTTRRQFIQGCSAILGSAMLTSGMDMAFKTNTAHAAESGGKYDFSKPENMVYSVCLQCNTGCGIKVKIEDGYGVKIDGNPYNPFNMVPNIAQSTSLKDAARVDAAVCPKGQAGVQVAYDPYRIKKVLKRAGKRGEGKWVAVPFDQAVNEIVNGGKLFSNVAGEENRTVEGLKDLWAIKDSDTAKRLDAAIAKIYKEKDKKKAVADFKAENPDLLQYLIDPDHPDLGARNNQVVYMWGRKKGGRAEFFKRFFNDYYGTTNTHGHTTVCQGSLYFACKALSEQYVFNKFSDGQKFYFQADLANSKFVLFIGANLFEANYGPTNRTVRITERLKNGELATAVADPRFTKLASKSKYYLPVTPGTDAALCFAIMNWMFSNDKIDRKYLSCANKKAAEAAGESTWSNAPILVKIDEKGNAGKFLRASEIGLAENAKVIGKDGKENVLEYLVAMVNGVPTVVDYNNDVMPAAVTGDLFVDTVIDDGKGGKIKVKSSLQLLKEEAMSKSLEDWAKICGSPAASIKQVAKELTSYGKMAAVDVHRGPAQHTNGFYNITAAMNINMLLGNYDWKGGMIVASTYNFSGGKEGQPFDFGKSAKGKLTPTGISNIRHNIKYEDSTLFAGYPAKRNWWPLASDVYEEIIPSIGHQYPYPVKILFSYMGASAYSLPAGHTNIDVLADVNKLPLYICSDILVGSNSLYADYIFPDLTYLERWEMQGSHPNMASKVQPVRQPAIAPITDTVTVYGVEQPISFESTLLALAEKLNMKGFGANGLGEGVDFRCMDDLYVRFVANVATDGKPVPDATDEELAVFLASRKHLPKTVFDPERWAKIAGANWRKVVYVLNRGGRFQEYADIYKGDKAVNQYKKSLNLYQEKTAGTKNAFTGKQNPGYAKYLPVVTTTGQTPKEAGLETAEYSLSMITHRDITQTKSRTVTNYWLLTVYPENSIILNPADAAKMKLKAGDKVKVTSVTNKAGEYDLKNGWKKPMVGKVTISETMMPGVMSFTLGHGHWATGSHDITVDGRIIKGDPRRAAGVHANAAMWVDPHLGNTCMLDTVGGSVSFYDTKVKLVRI